The following coding sequences lie in one Haladaptatus sp. DJG-WS-42 genomic window:
- a CDS encoding O-acetylhomoserine aminocarboxypropyltransferase/cysteine synthase family protein yields the protein MSDEHTPRFATRSLHAGQEPDPATGARAPPIHQTTSYVFDDADHAARLFALEEEGHIYSRLMNPTVSMLQERLASLEGGVGALATASGMAAFDLANFVLTEQGKNVVSSSAIYGGTHTYLSHSAPRRGVNTTFVDPLDYDGYAEAIDEDTAYVHVETIGNPALVTPDFERLADIAHDNDVPLLVDNTFATPYLCNPFEHGADLIWHSTTKWITGAGTTIGGALIDSGNFPWEDGDYPEITEDNPAYHGVNFRERFGEAAFTVTALARGLRDLGNPQSPFDAWNVLQKLETLPLRMERHCENALIVAEFLEDHPDVSWVTYPGLESHETHDNATKYLNGGYGGMLTFGLDGGYDTAKKMTESTELASLLANVGDAKTLIIHPASTTHQQLTDEEKESSGVRPDLVRLSVGLEDPADILADLDQAIDAASN from the coding sequence ATGTCAGACGAGCATACTCCACGCTTCGCCACTCGGAGCCTGCACGCAGGCCAGGAACCGGACCCGGCGACTGGCGCACGCGCACCACCGATTCACCAGACGACCTCCTACGTGTTCGACGACGCAGACCACGCCGCCCGCCTCTTCGCGTTAGAAGAGGAGGGCCACATCTACTCACGGCTCATGAACCCGACCGTGTCGATGCTCCAAGAGCGCCTCGCCTCGCTCGAAGGCGGCGTTGGCGCGCTCGCGACCGCCTCGGGAATGGCCGCGTTCGACCTCGCAAACTTCGTCCTCACCGAGCAGGGCAAGAACGTCGTCTCCTCGTCGGCCATCTACGGCGGCACGCACACCTACCTCAGCCACTCAGCGCCGCGTCGTGGCGTCAACACGACGTTCGTCGATCCGCTCGACTACGACGGCTACGCCGAGGCCATCGACGAGGACACCGCCTACGTCCACGTCGAGACAATTGGCAATCCCGCGCTCGTCACGCCGGACTTCGAGCGCCTTGCCGATATCGCCCACGACAACGACGTCCCACTGCTCGTGGACAACACGTTCGCGACGCCGTATCTGTGCAATCCCTTTGAGCACGGCGCAGACCTCATCTGGCACTCGACCACGAAGTGGATTACCGGTGCGGGCACGACGATTGGCGGCGCGCTCATCGACTCCGGTAACTTCCCGTGGGAGGATGGCGACTACCCCGAAATCACCGAAGACAACCCGGCCTACCACGGCGTGAACTTCCGCGAGCGCTTTGGCGAAGCCGCGTTCACCGTCACCGCACTCGCCCGCGGGCTTCGTGACCTCGGCAACCCACAGTCGCCGTTCGACGCGTGGAACGTCCTCCAGAAGTTGGAGACGCTGCCACTCAGAATGGAACGTCACTGCGAGAACGCGCTCATCGTCGCCGAGTTCTTAGAAGACCACCCAGACGTATCGTGGGTCACCTACCCCGGCTTAGAAAGCCACGAAACCCACGACAACGCCACGAAATACCTGAACGGTGGCTACGGCGGCATGCTCACCTTCGGCTTAGATGGCGGCTACGACACGGCGAAAAAGATGACCGAATCGACCGAACTTGCGAGTCTGCTCGCAAACGTCGGCGACGCGAAGACGCTCATCATTCACCCCGCAAGCACGACCCACCAGCAGCTCACCGACGAAGAAAAAGAATCGAGCGGTGTCCGGCCTGACCTCGTCCGGCTTTCTGTCGGCCTCGAAGACCCAGCCGACATCCTCGCGGACTTAGACCAAGCAATCGACGCGGCCTCGAACTAG
- the serB gene encoding phosphoserine phosphatase SerB codes for MELVAFDFDGTLSDSEMTVLLGERCGVAAEMEDITERAMNNELSYAESLRSRADLLSGLADEEAQNAFDKVRLRPGAADLIRELREAGVHVAILTGGFERGVEAALAREGVSVDTIVANRLLVADGALTGEVEGPLIEGTKDTALSDLTEKLGIDLRDTVAVGDGANDLPMLKVAGLSIGYLPKPAVRPHCQIVVARMDRLQKVLAEDGVL; via the coding sequence ATGGAACTTGTCGCGTTCGACTTTGACGGCACCCTCTCGGATTCGGAGATGACCGTCCTGCTCGGTGAGCGCTGTGGCGTCGCAGCAGAGATGGAAGACATCACCGAACGGGCGATGAACAACGAACTCAGCTACGCAGAGAGCCTGCGCTCGCGGGCAGACCTGCTCTCCGGACTCGCAGACGAAGAGGCACAGAACGCCTTCGACAAGGTGCGCCTGCGACCCGGCGCGGCTGACCTCATCCGCGAGCTGCGCGAGGCGGGCGTCCACGTCGCTATCTTGACGGGTGGCTTCGAACGCGGCGTCGAGGCGGCGCTCGCCCGCGAAGGCGTCTCGGTGGATACCATCGTCGCAAACCGCCTGCTCGTCGCAGACGGCGCGCTCACCGGCGAAGTTGAGGGGCCGCTCATCGAAGGCACGAAAGACACGGCGCTCTCCGACCTGACAGAAAAACTCGGCATCGACCTCCGGGACACCGTGGCCGTTGGCGACGGCGCGAACGACCTCCCGATGCTCAAGGTCGCGGGGCTGTCGATTGGCTACCTGCCAAAGCCCGCCGTTCGCCCACACTGTCAAATCGTCGTCGCGCGGATGGACCGGCTGCAAAAAGTGCTCGCAGAAGACGGCGTCCTCTAG
- the serA gene encoding phosphoglycerate dehydrogenase, producing the protein MNVLVTDPIAEAGLQQLREAGHDVETAYDVEGDALLEAVSAIHALIVRSGTDVSADVFEAADNLIIVGRAGIGVDNIDIDAATDHGVIVANAPEGNVRAAAEHTVAMAFAAARNIPQAHIRLKAGEWAKGDYLGTEVNGKTLGILGLGRVGQEVAKRLGALGMDLVAYDPYISEERAAQIGAELVDLDDCLSQADFLTIHTPLTPETANLIGEAELAQLEGGYVVNCARGGIVDEAALAAACEDGVLKGAAIDVFADEPISPDNPLLSVDSVVVTPHLGASTEAAQESVSTSIADQIIAAFAEEPVMNALNAPSMDESAFPRVKPYIELADTAGKVAAQLYGDRIGKVEITYAGDIAAEDIDLVTASALKGVFEPLEWQVNAVNAPRIAEERGIDVIESKSHQSEDFQSLITVTVGNTEGDELSVSGTLFAGNDPRIVRIDGYRVDAIPHGQMLVARNYDAPGVIGFIGTVLGNAEINIAGMFNARETIGGEALSVYNLDDKLSPEDKETIENDERIIEIRTITLDD; encoded by the coding sequence ATGAACGTACTCGTCACGGATCCTATTGCTGAGGCCGGGCTTCAGCAACTCCGTGAAGCGGGCCACGACGTAGAGACGGCGTACGATGTCGAGGGTGACGCGCTCCTCGAAGCAGTGTCTGCTATCCACGCGCTTATCGTCCGGTCAGGGACGGACGTCTCTGCAGACGTGTTCGAAGCCGCAGACAACCTCATCATCGTTGGCCGGGCCGGGATTGGCGTTGACAACATCGACATCGACGCCGCGACCGACCACGGCGTCATCGTCGCAAACGCCCCCGAGGGCAACGTCCGCGCCGCTGCAGAACACACCGTCGCGATGGCGTTCGCCGCCGCCCGCAACATCCCACAGGCCCACATCCGCCTCAAGGCAGGCGAGTGGGCGAAAGGCGACTACCTCGGCACCGAAGTCAACGGCAAGACGCTTGGCATCCTCGGCCTTGGCCGCGTCGGCCAAGAGGTCGCAAAGCGCCTCGGCGCGCTCGGTATGGACCTCGTCGCCTACGACCCGTACATCTCAGAAGAGCGCGCCGCCCAGATTGGCGCAGAGCTCGTGGACTTAGACGACTGTCTCTCGCAGGCTGATTTCCTCACCATCCACACGCCGCTCACCCCCGAGACGGCGAACCTGATTGGCGAAGCAGAACTCGCCCAACTCGAAGGCGGCTACGTCGTCAACTGTGCCCGCGGTGGCATCGTGGACGAAGCCGCCCTCGCCGCCGCCTGCGAAGACGGCGTGCTCAAAGGCGCGGCCATCGACGTGTTCGCAGACGAGCCAATCTCGCCCGACAACCCGCTGCTCTCGGTCGATAGCGTCGTCGTAACGCCCCACCTCGGGGCGAGCACGGAAGCCGCCCAAGAGAGCGTTTCGACGAGTATCGCAGACCAGATTATCGCCGCGTTCGCAGAGGAGCCGGTCATGAACGCGCTCAACGCGCCGTCGATGGACGAGAGCGCCTTCCCACGGGTCAAGCCGTACATCGAACTCGCAGACACCGCGGGCAAGGTCGCCGCCCAACTCTACGGCGACCGCATCGGCAAGGTCGAAATCACCTACGCGGGCGACATCGCCGCAGAGGACATCGACCTCGTCACCGCGAGCGCGCTCAAGGGCGTGTTCGAGCCGCTCGAATGGCAGGTCAATGCCGTGAACGCGCCGCGCATCGCAGAGGAGCGCGGCATCGACGTGATTGAATCGAAGTCCCACCAATCAGAGGACTTCCAGAGCCTCATCACCGTCACCGTCGGGAACACGGAAGGCGATGAACTCAGCGTCTCCGGCACCCTGTTTGCGGGCAACGACCCGCGCATCGTCCGCATCGACGGCTACCGCGTGGACGCCATCCCGCACGGCCAGATGCTCGTCGCCCGCAACTACGACGCACCCGGCGTCATCGGGTTCATCGGGACGGTCCTCGGCAACGCAGAAATCAACATCGCGGGGATGTTCAACGCCCGCGAGACCATCGGCGGGGAAGCACTCTCGGTGTACAATCTGGACGACAAACTCTCGCCAGAAGACAAGGAAACCATCGAGAACGACGAGCGCATCATCGAGATTCGCACGATTACGCTCGACGACTAA
- the thrC gene encoding threonine synthase, with product MTNLQLEPDPEVPEVADDGVWLACIECGEAHAPFDDILYTCPACDGLLEARYDSYPTFDDFSGSGVWRYRSTMPVEMGVTLQEGNTPLYPVPEIEDEVGVEYLRVKHEGMNPTGSFKDRGMTVGVQVARVLGVDRLACASTGNTSAALAAYGTRSGLETLVLLPAGKVAAGKVAQASLHGARILEVDGNFDTCLDIVSDLAARGEAYLLNSLNPFRLEGQKTIGLEILESVRDETGEFPDRIVLPVGNAGNTAALYKAFRELVASGELAEDEVPKLTGVQAEGAAPMVEAIENGADEVTRWDSVETKATAIRIGNPVNAPKALPGIRATGGTAIAVSDEEITDAQRLLAEEGVGVEPASAASVAGLRKLRAQGVVSADERVVCLTTGHLLKDPDAAAAAGRDPEPVPGTTEGVLDHLQS from the coding sequence ATGACGAATCTCCAGTTGGAACCAGACCCCGAGGTTCCAGAGGTCGCAGACGACGGCGTTTGGCTCGCGTGTATCGAGTGTGGCGAAGCCCACGCACCGTTCGACGACATCCTCTACACCTGCCCTGCGTGCGATGGCTTGCTCGAAGCGCGCTACGACTCCTACCCGACCTTCGACGATTTCTCCGGAAGCGGCGTCTGGCGCTACCGTTCGACCATGCCCGTCGAGATGGGCGTTACCTTACAGGAGGGGAACACGCCGCTCTACCCAGTCCCTGAAATCGAGGACGAAGTCGGCGTCGAGTATCTGCGCGTCAAGCACGAAGGCATGAATCCGACGGGCAGTTTCAAAGACCGCGGCATGACCGTTGGCGTGCAGGTCGCCCGCGTCCTCGGCGTCGACCGCCTGGCGTGTGCGAGCACCGGGAACACGTCTGCAGCACTCGCCGCCTACGGCACCCGCTCAGGGCTTGAAACGCTCGTCTTGCTCCCTGCTGGGAAAGTCGCCGCCGGGAAGGTTGCCCAAGCCAGTCTCCACGGCGCGCGCATCCTCGAAGTGGACGGCAACTTCGACACCTGCCTCGACATCGTCTCCGACCTCGCAGCCCGCGGCGAGGCGTATCTGCTCAACTCGCTCAATCCGTTCCGCCTCGAAGGCCAGAAGACGATTGGTCTGGAGATTCTCGAATCCGTCCGCGACGAGACCGGAGAGTTCCCCGACCGAATCGTCCTTCCTGTGGGGAACGCCGGGAACACGGCGGCGCTCTACAAGGCGTTCCGCGAACTCGTCGCATCCGGCGAGTTGGCCGAAGATGAGGTGCCGAAACTGACCGGCGTGCAGGCAGAAGGCGCAGCACCGATGGTCGAAGCCATCGAAAACGGCGCGGACGAAGTCACGCGCTGGGATTCGGTGGAGACGAAGGCAACGGCCATCCGTATCGGCAATCCGGTGAACGCACCGAAAGCCCTGCCCGGCATTCGCGCGACGGGCGGCACCGCCATCGCCGTCTCAGACGAGGAGATTACCGACGCCCAGCGGTTGCTCGCCGAAGAAGGCGTGGGCGTCGAACCCGCGAGCGCCGCCTCTGTGGCGGGCCTGCGCAAACTCCGCGCACAGGGCGTCGTTTCGGCCGACGAGCGCGTCGTGTGTCTCACGACGGGTCACCTGCTCAAAGACCCGGACGCTGCGGCGGCCGCGGGCCGTGACCCGGAACCAGTCCCCGGAACCACCGAAGGCGTTCTCGACCACCTACAGAGCTAA
- a CDS encoding helix-turn-helix domain-containing protein — protein sequence MVSADPDPQRFRDLMVGGEPGFEGVMTCVFGIQTHESRTYLMLLENPGSTVAELADKMERDRSNVNRSLATLLDKGLAMRERRLLDGGGHVYQYTATNLPEARELMHETLDEWAAYVHNRIDEFGEETQA from the coding sequence ATGGTATCAGCCGATCCAGACCCCCAGCGATTTCGTGATTTGATGGTCGGCGGCGAGCCGGGCTTCGAGGGCGTGATGACGTGCGTCTTCGGCATCCAGACCCACGAGAGTCGCACCTATCTCATGTTGCTCGAAAACCCCGGCAGCACCGTCGCCGAACTGGCAGACAAAATGGAGCGCGACCGGAGCAACGTGAACCGCTCGCTCGCCACACTGCTCGACAAGGGGCTTGCAATGCGCGAACGCCGCCTGTTAGACGGCGGTGGCCACGTCTATCAGTACACGGCAACCAACCTGCCCGAAGCCCGCGAACTCATGCACGAGACGCTCGATGAGTGGGCTGCCTACGTCCACAACCGCATCGACGAGTTCGGTGAGGAGACGCAGGCGTAG
- the argF gene encoding ornithine carbamoyltransferase, with protein MTRHFLDIDDLSTAELDTVLDTAADLKAAVEAGEAHERLPNQTLGMLFEKPSTRTRISFETGMTQLGGHAIFLGPDDIQLSRGEPLKDTSRAVSRYVDFLMARVFEHADLVELAEYADVPVVNGLTDDAHPCQTLADLLTIKERFDGFDDVSVAWVGDGNNVAQSFVLGAAMVGLDVTVATPEGYEIAEAVIETAAGLGQAPEATTDPDEAVAGADVVYTDVWVSMGQESQRAMKIEAFDGFQLNETFLDDDTLVMHCLPAHRGEEITDAVMESDRSIVWQQAENRMHAQKALLTFLADAE; from the coding sequence ATGACCCGTCACTTCCTCGACATCGACGACCTCTCGACTGCCGAACTGGACACCGTCCTCGACACCGCGGCCGACCTGAAAGCCGCCGTCGAAGCCGGTGAAGCCCACGAGCGCCTCCCGAACCAGACGCTCGGAATGCTGTTCGAAAAGCCGAGTACGCGAACCCGCATCTCCTTCGAGACGGGCATGACTCAACTCGGCGGCCACGCCATCTTCCTCGGCCCCGACGACATCCAGTTGAGCCGCGGCGAACCGCTGAAAGACACCTCGCGGGCGGTGTCGCGCTACGTCGACTTCCTCATGGCGCGCGTGTTCGAACACGCAGACCTCGTAGAACTGGCTGAGTACGCAGACGTGCCGGTCGTAAACGGGCTGACCGACGACGCCCACCCGTGCCAGACGCTCGCTGACTTGCTCACCATCAAAGAGCGGTTCGACGGATTCGACGACGTGTCCGTGGCGTGGGTCGGTGACGGCAACAACGTCGCCCAGTCGTTCGTTCTCGGCGCGGCGATGGTCGGCCTCGACGTGACCGTGGCGACGCCGGAGGGCTACGAGATTGCAGAGGCAGTCATCGAAACCGCCGCCGGACTCGGACAAGCTCCCGAAGCCACGACCGACCCCGACGAGGCTGTTGCGGGCGCAGACGTGGTGTACACCGACGTCTGGGTGAGCATGGGTCAAGAGAGCCAGCGGGCGATGAAAATCGAAGCGTTCGACGGCTTCCAGCTCAACGAGACGTTCCTCGACGACGACACGCTCGTCATGCACTGTTTACCTGCCCATCGCGGCGAAGAGATTACCGACGCAGTGATGGAATCTGACCGGTCGATTGTCTGGCAACAGGCAGAAAATCGGATGCACGCCCAGAAAGCGTTGCTCACGTTCCTCGCGGACGCCGAGTGA
- a CDS encoding [LysW]-lysine hydrolase, protein MTDAQTLLSDLVSIPSVSGDEAAAAERLAAYFEEHDREVWIDEVGNVRAPADDSVLLTSHIDTVPGEIPVEIAPAEDGSGDALWGRGSVDATGPLASMAAAAVSTGVSFVGVVREETDSLGARHLVETRETVPDTVINGEPSGWNGITLGYRGFLPGTYIATSESGHTSRPENNALQDAIAWWSAVAEDFSVPEDTPVFEQVTAKPTDFHGGTSEDGLAVEATATIQFRIPPSLTADDIREIAESHLHTGTITWRRHIPPVMMSPRTAVARAFRVAIRAEDGTPRLLRKTGTSDMNIFAGEWDCPMVTYGPGDSDLDHAPNEHLPLAEYDRAVSVLEAVCKKLKA, encoded by the coding sequence ATGACCGACGCACAGACCCTTCTTTCAGACCTCGTCTCGATTCCCTCGGTGAGCGGCGACGAAGCTGCTGCCGCAGAACGGCTCGCCGCCTACTTCGAGGAACACGACCGCGAGGTGTGGATAGACGAGGTCGGCAACGTGCGTGCACCGGCGGACGACAGCGTGCTGCTCACCTCACACATCGACACCGTCCCCGGCGAGATTCCCGTGGAAATCGCCCCCGCAGAAGACGGCTCGGGCGACGCGCTCTGGGGCCGGGGCAGCGTTGACGCGACGGGGCCGCTCGCGTCGATGGCCGCCGCGGCCGTCTCGACCGGCGTGAGCTTCGTCGGCGTGGTGCGCGAGGAGACCGATTCACTCGGCGCGCGCCATCTCGTCGAAACCCGCGAAACGGTTCCTGACACCGTCATCAACGGCGAACCGAGCGGCTGGAACGGCATCACACTCGGCTACCGCGGCTTCCTCCCCGGCACGTACATCGCCACGAGCGAGTCCGGGCACACCTCGCGGCCCGAGAACAACGCGCTGCAGGACGCCATCGCGTGGTGGAGCGCGGTCGCAGAGGACTTCTCGGTGCCGGAAGACACGCCCGTCTTCGAGCAGGTGACCGCGAAGCCGACCGATTTCCACGGCGGGACGTCAGAAGACGGCCTCGCCGTCGAAGCCACCGCGACCATCCAGTTTCGCATCCCGCCAAGTCTCACCGCAGACGACATTCGTGAGATTGCGGAGTCCCACCTGCACACGGGCACGATAACGTGGCGTCGCCACATCCCGCCCGTGATGATGAGTCCGCGCACCGCCGTCGCGCGGGCGTTTCGCGTGGCGATTCGTGCCGAAGATGGGACGCCTCGGCTGCTCCGGAAAACTGGCACGAGCGACATGAACATCTTCGCCGGGGAGTGGGACTGCCCGATGGTGACCTACGGCCCCGGCGACTCGGACTTAGACCACGCACCGAACGAACACCTGCCGCTCGCGGAGTACGACCGCGCGGTGTCGGTGCTCGAAGCTGTCTGTAAAAAACTCAAAGCATGA
- a CDS encoding aspartate aminotransferase family protein, which yields MSGFVFSEKPIRIDSGSGVTLTDEGGTDYLDFGASYACTPLGHCHPAVTEAVQHQAETLTYVQASYPVSARDELYERLADLAPGDIENVWLCNSGTEANEAAIKFARSATDNTKIVATTRGFHGRTAGALSATWKKKYKTPFEPLMGDVEFVPYGDEEALAEAVDDETAAVLLEPIQGEGGINPASEGYLQAAREFTDEAGAALVFDEIQTGLGRTGTLWACEQSGVTPDILTSAKGLANGLPVGATLVADWIAADAGPHGSTFSGGPVICAAANSTLSTLVDEEIPAHAAEMGEYLTSELAKKVGDNVRDIRGEGLMIGVEVKRGANRMLRDLALDHQILALPAGRTVVRFLPPLVIEEEHADAVVDALAEILQ from the coding sequence ATGAGCGGCTTTGTCTTTTCAGAAAAACCGATTCGTATCGATTCAGGAAGCGGCGTCACCCTCACCGACGAGGGCGGCACCGACTACCTCGACTTTGGCGCAAGCTACGCCTGCACCCCACTTGGCCACTGCCACCCGGCGGTCACCGAAGCCGTCCAGCACCAAGCCGAGACGCTGACCTACGTGCAGGCATCGTACCCCGTTTCCGCCCGCGACGAGCTGTACGAGCGACTCGCAGACCTCGCACCGGGCGACATAGAGAACGTCTGGCTCTGCAACTCGGGCACGGAAGCAAACGAAGCGGCCATCAAGTTCGCCCGGAGCGCGACCGACAACACCAAAATCGTCGCGACCACCCGCGGGTTCCACGGCCGCACCGCAGGCGCGCTGTCTGCGACGTGGAAAAAGAAGTACAAAACCCCCTTCGAACCGCTCATGGGCGACGTGGAGTTCGTCCCCTACGGCGACGAAGAGGCTTTGGCAGAGGCCGTAGACGACGAGACGGCCGCCGTACTTCTCGAACCGATTCAGGGTGAAGGCGGCATCAATCCCGCCTCCGAGGGCTACCTGCAAGCCGCTCGCGAATTCACCGACGAAGCCGGTGCGGCGCTCGTCTTCGACGAGATTCAAACCGGCCTCGGCCGGACGGGCACGCTCTGGGCGTGCGAGCAGTCGGGCGTCACCCCCGACATCCTCACGAGCGCAAAGGGCCTCGCAAACGGCCTGCCGGTCGGCGCGACACTCGTTGCAGACTGGATCGCCGCAGACGCCGGGCCACACGGCTCGACGTTCAGCGGCGGCCCGGTCATCTGCGCAGCGGCAAACTCCACGCTCTCGACGCTCGTGGACGAAGAGATTCCCGCCCACGCAGCCGAAATGGGCGAGTATCTCACGAGCGAGTTAGCGAAAAAAGTCGGCGACAACGTCCGCGACATCCGCGGCGAGGGCCTGATGATTGGCGTCGAGGTCAAACGCGGCGCAAATCGGATGCTCCGCGACCTCGCACTCGACCACCAGATTCTTGCACTGCCTGCAGGGCGGACCGTCGTGCGCTTCCTCCCGCCGCTCGTCATCGAGGAGGAACACGCAGACGCGGTCGTTGACGCCCTCGCAGAGATACTGCAATGA
- a CDS encoding acetylglutamate/acetylaminoadipate kinase: MTVVVKIGGARAVNPEGAVADIAALVKQGEQVVVVHGGSTAVDDTLERLGEEPEYVETPGGVVGRFTDETSIEVFKMVMPGLLNTDLTTLLQNAGVNAVGLSGVDGKLLTGPRKSAVRVLEDGKKKIRRGDHSGKITAVNADLLETLLAGGYTPVATVPMLADDGVPVNADADRAAAAIAGALGATLVVLTDVPGILEDPDDASTLISQATTPEEFAVIEDAAEGFMTKKVMAATEALSGGASEVVVADANAEAPLTAAVKGGGTHITPGALQS; this comes from the coding sequence ATGACAGTGGTAGTCAAAATCGGCGGCGCTCGCGCGGTCAACCCCGAGGGCGCAGTCGCGGACATCGCAGCCCTCGTCAAGCAGGGCGAGCAGGTCGTCGTCGTTCACGGGGGTTCGACCGCCGTCGACGACACCTTAGAGCGCCTTGGCGAGGAACCCGAATACGTCGAAACCCCCGGCGGCGTCGTCGGACGGTTTACCGACGAGACGTCGATTGAAGTGTTCAAGATGGTCATGCCCGGCCTGCTGAACACCGACCTCACGACGCTCCTGCAGAACGCAGGCGTGAACGCGGTCGGCCTCTCCGGTGTGGACGGTAAACTCCTCACCGGCCCGCGGAAATCGGCCGTACGCGTGCTCGAAGACGGCAAGAAGAAGATTCGCCGCGGCGACCACTCCGGGAAGATTACCGCGGTCAACGCAGACTTGCTCGAAACCTTGCTCGCAGGCGGATACACGCCCGTTGCGACGGTTCCGATGCTCGCAGACGACGGGGTTCCCGTCAACGCAGACGCAGACCGGGCGGCGGCCGCGATTGCGGGCGCGCTCGGCGCGACGCTCGTCGTCCTCACGGACGTGCCGGGCATCCTCGAAGACCCGGACGACGCATCGACACTCATCTCGCAGGCGACGACGCCAGAAGAGTTCGCCGTCATCGAAGACGCCGCAGAAGGGTTCATGACGAAGAAGGTCATGGCCGCGACTGAGGCGCTCTCGGGCGGCGCGAGCGAAGTCGTCGTCGCAGACGCGAACGCAGAGGCACCACTCACCGCGGCCGTCAAGGGCGGCGGTACCCACATCACCCCCGGCGCACTCCAGTCATGA
- the argC gene encoding N-acetyl-gamma-glutamyl-phosphate reductase, translating to MSDQLTAAVVGGSGFTGGELLRLLTGHPDFEVAQATSRQYANKSVGSVHPNLRGTDLRFSAPDDLASVDILFAATPHGVSMQHIDGFQEAADTVVDLSADFRLQTADQYDQWYDGHERPELLEKSVYALPELHREDLPGADLIAAGGCNATATIMGLYPLFQAGILGGDEQVVVDVKVGSSEGGASGGKASSHAERSGIVRPYAPITHRHEAEIEQELGLRVSFTVHAVDMIRGASATCHVFPNERVTKGDLWKAYRGSYEDEPFVRMAAGGGGVYRYPEPKAVAGTNFAEVGFELDPRNKRLVVFSAIDNMMKGSAGQAIHAANIALGLEETAGLDFLGLHPVGAP from the coding sequence ATGAGCGACCAACTCACAGCCGCCGTCGTCGGCGGCTCCGGCTTTACCGGCGGCGAACTCCTGCGCCTGCTGACCGGCCATCCCGATTTCGAGGTGGCCCAGGCAACGAGCCGCCAATACGCGAACAAGTCCGTGGGGTCTGTCCACCCGAATCTTCGGGGCACCGACCTCCGGTTTTCTGCACCTGACGACCTAGCGAGCGTTGACATCCTGTTTGCCGCGACGCCCCACGGCGTCTCGATGCAACACATCGACGGCTTTCAGGAGGCCGCGGATACGGTGGTCGACCTGAGCGCGGACTTCCGCCTCCAGACCGCAGATCAGTACGACCAGTGGTACGACGGCCACGAGCGCCCCGAACTGCTCGAAAAGTCCGTCTACGCACTGCCGGAACTCCACCGCGAGGACCTCCCCGGCGCAGACCTCATCGCCGCGGGTGGCTGTAACGCCACGGCGACGATTATGGGGCTGTACCCGCTCTTCCAAGCCGGCATCCTCGGCGGCGATGAGCAGGTCGTCGTTGACGTGAAAGTCGGTTCCTCAGAGGGTGGCGCGAGCGGGGGGAAAGCCTCCTCGCACGCAGAGCGCTCGGGCATCGTCCGCCCCTACGCGCCCATCACCCACCGCCACGAGGCGGAAATCGAACAGGAACTCGGCCTTCGCGTCTCCTTTACCGTCCACGCCGTGGACATGATTCGCGGCGCATCGGCCACCTGCCACGTCTTCCCGAACGAGCGCGTCACGAAGGGCGACCTCTGGAAGGCGTATCGCGGCAGCTACGAGGACGAACCGTTCGTTCGCATGGCCGCTGGCGGCGGTGGCGTCTATCGCTACCCCGAACCGAAGGCCGTCGCCGGGACGAACTTCGCCGAAGTCGGCTTCGAACTCGACCCACGCAACAAGCGGCTCGTCGTGTTCTCGGCCATCGACAACATGATGAAAGGTTCGGCCGGACAGGCGATTCACGCGGCCAACATCGCGCTCGGCTTAGAGGAAACCGCAGGGCTCGACTTCCTCGGCCTGCACCCTGTGGGGGCTCCCTGA